In Desulfitibacter sp. BRH_c19, the genomic stretch GTATAAACAATCTTAAGGTAACCCTTATTCAAGTCTATAATAGAGAAGGCCTCATTAAACTAGAAGAGCTTTTAAAAGAAAAGTGGCCAGAGCTTGAATTTAACACTTATAGCTGTGGCCCGGTCATAGGATCACACGTTGGACCAGGTGGATTAGGCCTAGCATTTAGACCAAAGTAGATAAATAGATACTTTTCAGGAAAAGACCTAGGTTCTATTAATAAAACGTAGGTCTTTTATGTTGCTTTATATATGAATTTTCAGAATAAATTTTCATCTATTTTTAATTATTTTTATCTTTGAAAGGAGATGTCTTTGTGATATAATGCACATAGAGAATGTGATAAATTGCACAATGTAGGCATCTCTAAAATTTATAAGATAAACTGTCAGGTTTTCATGTAAATGGAAGCAAATTAGTGGTACAAAGTATTTTTAGTGTGGTACAAGGATTTTTGTGAGTTATGTAGAATATTAAAAAGATAATGAAATCATCTGATTTTTTTATTTCAACTTATAAGAATAACTGTTTTTTTAGAAAGCAGGTAAAATCCTATTGCTTCTATGGTTTTTTTGGCTTCTTTATATTCTTATAAGGGAAAACTTATTTTCTTGAAGAATTAGCTAGGTGTAAAGGATTAGCAATGTTAATCCTTGTTATAAAAAAAACAAATAGGGAGGCATGTGTATAGAATACAAAAGAATAGTAAGTATTTCCATATGCATTTTTCTATAATTTACACTAAATATATACTAGTTTACTAGAAGTGTTTTTAGATATCATCAACATAAAAATTCATGTAAAGTCCAGGTAGAAAGATGGGGTGTAGTAATAATGAAAATCGCAGTTTCTGGTAAAGGTGGAGTTGGAAAAACAACTATTTCCGCTGGTTTAACTAAATTCTTTTTAAATAAGGGGTATAAAGTATTTGCTGTAGATGCTGATCCTGATGTTAGTTTAGGAACAATATTAGGAATTGACGATAATTCTGTAGAAGGACTTAAACCAATTGTAGAGATGCGAGAGGTTATATCAAAAAAATGCGGTGGTGATGGAGCATTTTTTCCATTAGATCCTCAAGTAGACGATATTTTAGAGGATTACATCATCCAAAAAGGTAATCTTTTCTTTTTGAAGATGGGTGCAGTTAAACAGGGTGGTTCATCCTGTTACTGCAGAGAGAACACTATCCTAAATGCTTTGGTCAATTCCTTACTTATTAAACATAAAGAAATTGTGTTGCTTGATATGGGTGCAGGTATAGAGCATTTAACTAGAGGAACCTCTGGTGGAGTAGATATAATGTTAATTGTTACAGAAGCCAGTAAGGTTAGTGTTAATACCGCTCTAATTGTAAAGAAACTAGCACAGGAATTAGGTGTTCAGCACATTAATTTTATTGGTAATAAAATCAGAACTGAAAAAGAAAAGGTATTTTTGAAATCAGCATTACCAGCACATGAAATCTTAGGTTTTGTGGAATTTAATGAAGAAGTACTAGACTTAGCAATGGAATTTCACCCTTTAGACAAGAGTAGTGCAGCCAGCCTTGATCTTGAAGCAATTGGAAGCGAGATCCTGGCCAGAAACAGCTGATTATCAATTTTATTATAAATTTTATATCAGGGAGGTATAAATATGCCAAGATTTAGGGATGTAGATCACACATGTAGGCCTTCTGATGCAGACAGAGTTAAAAATAGGAAAGTACGCGAACGTACAATTGATCCTGCTGCATTAGAATTATTGGAAGTTGCAAAAGAAAATAATATAGAAACAACGTTTGACAGGTTTATAGCCCAACAACCCCAATGTAAATTTGGTTATGAAGGTCTTTGTTGCAAATTTTGTATGAAAGGTCCATGTCGCATAAAAGCTCTTGAAGGACCTGGAAGTAGAGGTATTTGTGGAGCTTCTGCATGGACTATAGCTGCAAGAAACGTTGGTCTGATGATTATTACAGGAGCAGCTTCCCACTCAGAGCATGCTAACCATATTGCAATGGCTTTATTAGAGTACGCAGAAGGTAAAGCCTCAGATTATTCAATAAAGGACCCAGAAAAGCTTCGAGCAGTAGCTGTAAGACTTGATGTAGATGTTGAAGGAAAAAATGATAAGGAAATTGCGCATGAAATCGCCAAGATATCAATAGAAGATTTAAGCAGGCTTAAAAACATGGGAGAATCTACTTGGTTAACCAAGAGCTCCATTCCAGAACGTGTTGAAAAGTTTAGGCAATGTAATGTTGTTCCGCATGGAATTCATGCAACTATTTCTGATCTTTGTACACAAGCCCATGTTGGCATGGATAATGATCCTGTTAATATAGTTTTTAGTGCAATAAGGGTTGCACTTTCAGATGCTGCAGGTGAAATAATGGCAACAGAAATCTCTGACGCATTATTTGGAACTCCAAAACCAGTTGTAACTGAAGCTAATATGGGTGTTCTAGATAAAGATAAAGTAAACTTTGTAGTACATGGTCACAATCCACTTTTAAGTGATATTCTCGTCACAACTGCTAGGGAAATGGAACATGAAGCTATTAAAGCTGGCGCAAAAGGACTTAATATAGTTGGTATGTGCTGTACTGGTAATGAAATATTAATGCGACAAGGTATACCAATCTTAACCTCCTATACTTCCCAAGAACTAGCAATAGTAACAGGTGTATGTGATGCTATGGTGGTCGATGTTCAGTGCATCATGCCAACCATTCAAAAGATAGCTGAATGTTATAGTACAAAGATCATTACTACATCAGATATTGTTAAAATACCAGGTTCTATGCATATTGATTATCAGGTTGAAAGTGCTACAAAGAACGCAAAAGAATGTATCAGAATTGCTATTGAAGCTTTTAAAGCTAGAAAAGAATCAAATCAACCAGTAAAAATCCCTAATCATAAAACAAAAATAGTGTCAGGCTTTAGTTTGGAAGCATTAATGGATTTATTTGCAACAGTAAATTCAGAAAATCCCATTAAGTATTTAAACAATGCTATTATTAATGGTCAGCTAAAAGGCGTAATACTAATGGCTGGTTGTAATAACACCAAATCATATCAAGATGAGAACCATATCACCATCATAAAAGAGATGTTGAAAAATGATGTTTTAGTTTTGACAACTGGCTGTGCAACTTATGCAACATCAAAATTTGGTTTGATGGACCCTGATAGAGTTGATGAGTTCTGTGGTGAAGGACTTAAAAAGTTTATCCATGCAATTGAAGAAAAATCGGAACTATCAACAAAGCTACCTCCAACCTTCCATGTAGGTTCTTGTGTAGATAATTCGAGAGCATACCAATTAATGATGAAAATGGCAGAAGATTTGGGTGTAGACACTCCAAAGGTTCCTTTTGTAGCTTCAGCTCCTGAGGCAATGAGTGGTAAGGCAACTGCAATTGGTTCCTGGCTTGTTGCTGGCGGATGGCCAACTCATGTCGGTTCTATGCCTCCTGTTGAAGGAAGTGACCTTTTATATAGCATACTAACTCAAGTTGCTGGGGATGTTTATGGCGGTTATTTTATGTTTGAAATGGATCCTGAAATAGGAGCACAGAAACTTTTAAGTGCTTTGGAATATAGAAATTGGAAATTAAAGATACACATGCAAAAAGCAGAAGAGTTTCAAACTCCACTCTGTCAAAACTATTAATCATGTGGAAAGGAGGAATATATAATGTCTAATAAATTAAATTTTGATTCAATATATGATAATGTAATTGAAGAAGGGAAAGAGCCAAAGGTATTGTTTAGAGAGGTCTATCATGGTGCAATTACTGCAACCAGCTATGCAGAAATTAGACTCAATCAAGCAATTAGAAGATATGGTGAGGATTATCAAATAAGCTATCCAGATACAGCATATTCTTTGCCAGTAATTAGATGTTGGACTGGAGAAGAAATCACCCAACTTGGAGAATTGGTTCCAGTTTTAAATAGCGCTAGAAGTCTTTTAAATGAAAATCTAACTTTTGAAAATTCACGAAATGCAGGTCGAGCAACATGGGTAGCAGCAGAAATTATTGAAGCTGTTAACTACATCGGACATACTAGAGAAGAACCACTCTTTGTTGAGCCTTGGACTGGATTTATTGGAGATCCTGTTGTTAGGAAATATGGAATTAAGATGGTTGACTGGACTATACCTGGTGAGGCAGTTATCATTGGTAGAGCAAAGGATAGTCAATCGGCAAAAATGATTGTTGATGATTTAATGGGAAAAGGAATGATGCTTTTTCTATGTGATGAATTCATTGAGCAATTAATGGAAGAAAATGTTAAACTCGGAATCGACTATATTGCATTCCCAGTCGGTAATTTCACACAGGTGGTACATGCAGCTAATTATGCATTAAGAGCTGGTATGATGTTTGGTGGAATTAAACCTGGCTTATTAGAAGAACAAAGAGATTATCAACACCGCCGTATTAAGGCATTTATATTATATTTAGGCGAGCATGATATGGTAAAAACTGCAGCCGCCATGGGCGCAATTTATACTGGTTTTCCAGTAATTACGGATCAAGAGTTGCCTGAGGATAAACAAATCAAAGATTGGTTTATTTCACAACCTGACTATAACAAAATTGTTCAGACAGCAATGGAAGCAAGAGGTATAAAGGTTGTAAAAACTAAAATTGACCTGCCAGTTAATTTTGGTCCAGCCTTTGAAGGTGAGACTATCCGTAAAAATGATATGTATGTTGAAATGGGTGGAGGTAAAACAACATCCTTTGAATTAGTTCAATCAGTATCTGAAGATGAAATTGAAGATGGCAAGATTGAAGTTATTGGACCTGAACTTAGCGATATTGAAGAAGGTGCACGAATTCCTTTGGGTATTATGGTAGATATCTATGGACGTAAAATGCAGACGGATTTTGAAGGTGTTCTTGAAAGAAGAATCCACGACTTCATTAACTATGGTGAAGGTTTGTGGCATACCGCTCAGAGGGATATAAACTGGTTAAGAATAAGTAAAGATGCTAAAGCTAAAGATGTCAAATTTAAGCACTATGGTGATATCTTAATTACTAAGTTCAAGGCTGATTTTCCAGCTATTGTTGATAGAGTTCAAGTTACAATAATTACCGACCCAGCAATCGTTGAAGAAAAAGTACAAATTGCTAAAGCTAAATATAAAGAAAGAGACGACAGAATGAGAGGTTTAACTGACGATAAGGTCGAAGAATTCTATTCATGTACTTTATGTCAGTCCTTTGCTCCTAACCATGTCTGTATTGTTACTCCTGAAAGGGTAGGATTATGTGGTGCTGTTAGCTGGTTGGATGGTAGGGCAGCCTATGAAATTGACAGTACTGGTCCTAATCAACCAATTCCCAAGGGAACTGCTATTAATGATATGAAGGGTGAATGGAAGAGTTGTAATGACTTTATGTTTACAACTTCTAACAGAACAATCGATAGTGTCTGCATGTATACTTTGATGGAAAAACCAATGACTTCATGTGGTTGTTTCGAAGCTATCATGGCAATACTTCCTGAAGCTAATGGAATTATGATTACAATGCGCGAGCATACTGGAGATACCCCATGTGGTATGACATTCTCAACTTTAGCTGGTATGGTTGGTGGTGGTGTTCAAAC encodes the following:
- a CDS encoding carbon monoxide dehydrogenase, producing MKIAVSGKGGVGKTTISAGLTKFFLNKGYKVFAVDADPDVSLGTILGIDDNSVEGLKPIVEMREVISKKCGGDGAFFPLDPQVDDILEDYIIQKGNLFFLKMGAVKQGGSSCYCRENTILNALVNSLLIKHKEIVLLDMGAGIEHLTRGTSGGVDIMLIVTEASKVSVNTALIVKKLAQELGVQHINFIGNKIRTEKEKVFLKSALPAHEILGFVEFNEEVLDLAMEFHPLDKSSAASLDLEAIGSEILARNS
- a CDS encoding carbon monoxide dehydrogenase, encoding MPRFRDVDHTCRPSDADRVKNRKVRERTIDPAALELLEVAKENNIETTFDRFIAQQPQCKFGYEGLCCKFCMKGPCRIKALEGPGSRGICGASAWTIAARNVGLMIITGAASHSEHANHIAMALLEYAEGKASDYSIKDPEKLRAVAVRLDVDVEGKNDKEIAHEIAKISIEDLSRLKNMGESTWLTKSSIPERVEKFRQCNVVPHGIHATISDLCTQAHVGMDNDPVNIVFSAIRVALSDAAGEIMATEISDALFGTPKPVVTEANMGVLDKDKVNFVVHGHNPLLSDILVTTAREMEHEAIKAGAKGLNIVGMCCTGNEILMRQGIPILTSYTSQELAIVTGVCDAMVVDVQCIMPTIQKIAECYSTKIITTSDIVKIPGSMHIDYQVESATKNAKECIRIAIEAFKARKESNQPVKIPNHKTKIVSGFSLEALMDLFATVNSENPIKYLNNAIINGQLKGVILMAGCNNTKSYQDENHITIIKEMLKNDVLVLTTGCATYATSKFGLMDPDRVDEFCGEGLKKFIHAIEEKSELSTKLPPTFHVGSCVDNSRAYQLMMKMAEDLGVDTPKVPFVASAPEAMSGKATAIGSWLVAGGWPTHVGSMPPVEGSDLLYSILTQVAGDVYGGYFMFEMDPEIGAQKLLSALEYRNWKLKIHMQKAEEFQTPLCQNY
- a CDS encoding bifunctional acetyl-CoA decarbonylase/synthase complex subunit alpha/beta (in acetogenic organisms, this enzyme complex converts carbon dioxide to acetyl-CoA while in methanogenic organisms this enzyme is used to degrade acetyl-CoA to form methane and carbon dioxide; part of an enzyme complex) produces the protein MSNKLNFDSIYDNVIEEGKEPKVLFREVYHGAITATSYAEIRLNQAIRRYGEDYQISYPDTAYSLPVIRCWTGEEITQLGELVPVLNSARSLLNENLTFENSRNAGRATWVAAEIIEAVNYIGHTREEPLFVEPWTGFIGDPVVRKYGIKMVDWTIPGEAVIIGRAKDSQSAKMIVDDLMGKGMMLFLCDEFIEQLMEENVKLGIDYIAFPVGNFTQVVHAANYALRAGMMFGGIKPGLLEEQRDYQHRRIKAFILYLGEHDMVKTAAAMGAIYTGFPVITDQELPEDKQIKDWFISQPDYNKIVQTAMEARGIKVVKTKIDLPVNFGPAFEGETIRKNDMYVEMGGGKTTSFELVQSVSEDEIEDGKIEVIGPELSDIEEGARIPLGIMVDIYGRKMQTDFEGVLERRIHDFINYGEGLWHTAQRDINWLRISKDAKAKDVKFKHYGDILITKFKADFPAIVDRVQVTIITDPAIVEEKVQIAKAKYKERDDRMRGLTDDKVEEFYSCTLCQSFAPNHVCIVTPERVGLCGAVSWLDGRAAYEIDSTGPNQPIPKGTAINDMKGEWKSCNDFMFTTSNRTIDSVCMYTLMEKPMTSCGCFEAIMAILPEANGIMITMREHTGDTPCGMTFSTLAGMVGGGVQTPGFMGIGKSYIVSRKFITADGGLQRIVWMPKALKEFLRDDLIKRSVEDGLGEDFIDKIADETIGTTSDEILPFLEEKGHPALTMDPLF